In Rhodamnia argentea isolate NSW1041297 chromosome 1, ASM2092103v1, whole genome shotgun sequence, the genomic window AGGAAATTTTGGTTGTGGCGTTGTTTTCCCTCAATCTCACTCTTGCAATGGTTGTTTCATGTTGCATATATGAATTCACGTACTTCAATTGTTCAATCGAGTTTGAGCTGAGTATTGGAGTCGAGGATGTTCGATTGGAGTCGAACTTGACTTGGATTACTATTCGGATAACATTTAGTGAGGACACAATGGAGTATGCACAATCTCCAAAAGCAACATTCGCCGATTGTCATACGTTGCATGGAAAGATGAACAAAATACGCGAATTTTCGTGATCAAACTTAAAATACGAGAACTATGGCAATATGAAATAAGCAAATCTTACCACAAATAATTACTAATAGAAGGCTACTTCTAAATGTCTAGCAATCCTACTTGAACTTGTGGTCCGATCGATATAGTGCTGCATCTAGTTCAATCCATAGAGGCGGAGAAAAATCAATATAAATCTTTTCATCAAAAAATGGTTCGATTTTTCCATCTTTCATGTGATATATTCCCACCTCCTTGCCTTCAGTATCCCTATGAGGGAGATATTCGGTAAAGTAAATACAGTTCGGCTTGATGGCGTGCCTGTTCTCATCAACTTGTACCGAAAAGGAAGAGTTAAAACCCACGAAGAGGGATGCGTTCTCCAAGCTCTCGAGCTCCGTCCACTTTCTAGCCTCTAAATCAATGGCGAAAACCCGGAATCCGCTGGTTGCACCATCTTGTTGTGCCAATCTTGCAACTAGCAAGAGACGGCCCGCCAACTCCACCAGATACATCTGGCAAAACTCGAAGTGATCTCGAAATTCCAAAGGCTTCTTTAGTATAACTTGAGCTGTTGGATCTGGTCTATCAACATCACACACTAATATCTCATCTAACCAGTCAACTGCAAAGAATTGCCCCTTATAATATATGACATCAAGAACTGGATCGCCCAGCCAAGTCAACTCTTTCCACTCCTCACTGCCAGGTTTCCATAAGCCTAGTCGTTTAGAGTTCAAGTATGTGACCATGACCATGTAGTTTGGAGATGAAGCGGGGCTTGCCGACAAGACAAATTTCGCGTACCTGGTTTCTGGTTCATAATCTTCGGGATCCCAGGAGGAGAATTCGTGCACACTAGGGAGCTTAATGATGCCGTCGCAATAGCGACTGACGGCACGTGACAGGGGATTCAGCATGTGTACTTGCGAGCCCATGTCAATGGTGAAGATCCAACCCCGCGAAGACAAGCACCTCTTCTCCTTCGCATTCGGCATGACAACTTTGTGAATTCGCGAACTGAAGAGGCTGTAGAACTCGGCCCACTCGGTATTGGTCCTCCTATCGTCCGCGAAGATATCGTCCGCGATCATCAACCATGGCACATTGAACCTCTCTTCGAATGCGGCAGCACGCCATGTTGAGCACACGGATCGGAATGCGAACCAGTCCTCCAGAAGAAGTTGTCTTGAGCACAGTTCCAGCAGCTCTGGGAGGAGATCGGCCCAATTCTTGGCCATTGTTGATTCACGGATCGAGAGAAAGCAGAAAATCGGCGGGTTGTTTTGGGGGAGAGAGGGGGAGGATTTATATGATGCAGAATTCCACAAGGGGAGATAGAAAATCAGATTACAAATCGAAATCCAAATCCTAACAAGAAATGGAAATTGAGTGCTTGTTTGGATTATGTTTACCAGATTGCAAATATCTTCGGATGTACAACATGCAAAACAGACAAGTGAGAGGCATTTCGTTGACCgaataaactgaattgacacaattataaaatgtttagaattaaattgatacaaaaaaaagagtttgggaTTGagttgatacaaatacaaaaggtttaggactgaattaacaaaaggcTTAGGatcgaattagcaaaaatgcaataggtttaggacttttttaatcattttcccaacattttaagtaaaattgagaaaattttgaaaaaaaaaagtctgtttatggattttttaaataaaaaatatgcttttgaatttaatatgaaaaaattaaattaatatgagGCCGACAcattttaccaaaaaagattagattTGATGATTTtcgtttgaaaagaaaaaggataaagcagaaaaaaaaaactcaaaataaactAACATAATAATAGTACACATGTGTAGCAATGGCTTAACCTAAACATgaccggttcggccgaaccgTCGGTTCCTGTTcaggaaccggcccttgaagaggcCAGTTCGGGTTCCGGTTCAGAATCgccggttcccgagcccaacggctctttcccctcgGGCCTCCCCCGCTTTTGTTtttaaacgggtcggaaccggcggttccgagccaatcaacgggccggttccgggcccatggttccatttggccatgtctagcttAACCCATATAGGTGGCAAACTTTGATACAGTGCTAGAATTAATACAAGTGGGCGTATATAACACTTGATTCTTTAAATTAAAAACCTTATTTGATGCATCACTCGATTCacaaatggaaaatattaaagaaatgaTTCCATTTGTTTGGCGTTTGTTAAGTCTCATTAGATGTACTTTTATAATTGAAAATCCACTATTTGAAATAAATGACTTTATTAAAATGTATAATTTTTTCGCTTTTGAGGTGCCTTGGAAATTGTTATTATCACTTTTAAGCAGacgtgtcaatatgggtcgagGACCtatattttaacccatattcaataaaatgggtcaaatatgggttagtTAAGGTCTAATAAATAGTCGGTATGAATTTTAAGTCTAATTATATGGTGGGTAAAGCTATCAATATTTAACCTACATTTATGAAAGTGTGTCAAATATGGGTAGCATTAGAATTAAGATATGGGTTATGTATgggtttaaaaaagaaaaccccaaacaATATGGGATTTATTTGGGTCTTTTACAAACCTATTTTCCACCCATTTTTAACCCATTTCGGCCTATCGCCTGCCGTTTCCCAAGCACCAACTTGTAAATGAGCCTCAACTCAAGTATATTAgttcatcttttttatttttctaattttaactttttataagtaaaaaaagaaataaaaataaaaaatgttctgCACTGTTGTTGCCGCCGCTGCCGACCTCGTCCCATCGCCACTGACTACGGCCCACCACCGACAACAAGAAGGCGAAGAAGGCCCCCATTGAGAAGAAGCCGCTGGCCAAGAAGCTGCCAAAGGAGGCCAGGTCGGcttacaagaagaagaagagggtgaAGAGGTGCGTGGAGACATACAATATCTAAATCTTCAAGTTGCTCAAGCAGTTCCGCTCGGACATCGGCATCTCCACTCGGGTAGTATATGACCCATATTTATGGTGGGTAGAGCTATCAATATGGATTAAAAACCTATATTTTAACCTACATTTATGAAagtgggtcaaatatgggtcacATTAGAATTAAGGCAAGGGAATATACAACATGGAAGATGGAAGAATTGAGTCGTTTTCTTATGGAAAATCTTGTGATCGTTTTTCTCCGCCTCCATGGATTGAAGCAAGTTTTTGGATGGGCATGATAGATTCTGTTGTTGCAGGTATCTTGATGCATATTTTTGGGCGGTTCGCCATTTCACCAAGTCCTTTTGCATCCTCAATTGTCCGTTGGGTATCATAAGCAAGGATGGGTGAAACCTCAATGGAGGCATAGCCATCTTCTCCGTCTATATCAGCATATACGGATCACTTAAGCAACTGGGGTATAAAGTTCATGGAGTCGAACACACCATCAGGTTTTAGTTACCTTTCCTCACAAGTTCCCACTTATTTGACAAATTATAGAGCAAGTATTTTAGCTTATGGGAACAGAAATGGAGCTTAAAGCCTTTACCCAGCTCCTTACCGGAATTGCAGGTGATAAGCATATGATGACAACATAGAACTTTCATAAATCTGCAGCCATACAACATGCATAGTTAGTGAAGCAAACTGCAATGTCAGTGGCTTCAACAGCTCAAGTTATATATACTAGTTTGGGCCGGATTAGAAGTTACACCTCTCATTCCGCTAGCAATCAGTGGAATAAAAAAGAAGTGACTGCAGAACATTTTCCCAAGAAATTCTATGCTTCATAAGCGGATCGAGTAATATACTGTGTAGCTTGTAAATCATTAGGGATTTGAAAAGATGATAGTGTAACAGTATAACGGTGCGATTTCAATCATAAGTGTTatgaatagcaaaaaaaaacatatagcAATTGTGATGGGATCCACCTCTGATCTAATGAATAGCAATTCACCGTCTATTATCATATTGTCATGCTAGCAAGACTCAAATCATTATGCATCAAATATCAACACAAGTTCACGATGTAACCTTGCAGAGGGGAAGGttacaaaagagaaaattaggaaattttggAAATGGCATTATTTCCCTTGCTCTTACTCCTCCGATGGCTGTTTCATGTTGCATATGTGAATCCTGTGCTTTACACATCAATTATCGAGCTTCAGTTGACTATAGAGTCGACGATGTTGGAGTATAGCTTGTAAATCATTATAATTAGGATAACATTTAGTGAGTATGCAATCTCCAAAAGCGACACTTTCTACTTGTCAAACACTACATATAAAGATGAACAAAAAAGTACGAATATTTTCTTCACCAACTTAAAATACAAGTACTATAGCAAGATAAAATAAGCAAATCTCACCACAAATAATTACTAATAGAAGGCTAATTCTAAATGTCTAGCAATCCTTCTTCAACTTGTGGTCCGATCTATCTCGTGCTCATCTAGTTCAATCCATAGAGGCCGAGAAGAATGCttataaaatttttcatcaaaaagccACTCAATTCTTTCATCTTACACGTCATATATTCCCACATCCTTGCCTTCATTACCTTGATAAGGGACATCTTTGGTAAAGTAAATACGGTTCGGTTTGATAGCCTGCCGGTTCTCATCAACTTGTACCGAAAAGGAAGAGCTAAAACCCACGAAGAGGGACGTGCTCCCCATGCCCTCGAGCTCCGTCCACTTTCTAGCCTCCAAATCAATGGCGAAAACCCGGAATCCTTTGGTTCCACCATCTAGTTGTGCCAATCGTGCAACCAGCAACAAACGGCCAGCCGACTCCACCAAATATAGCTGCACGAAAAACGCTAAGTGATCTCGAAATTCCAGAGGCTTCTTTAGTATAACTTGAACCGTTGGATCTGATCCATCCGCATCACACGCTAATATATCACCTGACCGGTTAACTGCAACGACCTTCCCCTTACAATATATGACATCAAGAACAGGATCGCCCTGCCAAGTCAACACTTTCCACTCCTTAGTGCCCTGTTTCCATAAGCCTAGTCGTTCAGAGTACAAGCATGTGAGCATGACCATGACCATATAGTTTGGAGATGAAGCGGGGCTTGCGGATAACACAAATTTTTGCGTGTACCGAGTTGCTGCTTTATGATATTGGGGATTCCAATCGAAGAGTTTGTTCATATTAGGGAGCTTAACGATGCCGCGACTGGCGGCACGGGACAAGGGATTCAACATGTGGACTTGCATGTCCATACCAATGGTGAAGATCCAACCCCGCGAAGCCAAGCCCCTCTTCCCTTTCGCTTCCGGCAATACTAACTTTGTGAATTCTTGAACTGACGAGGCTGTGGAACTCAACCCACTCGGTGTTGGTCCTCCTATCGTCCGCGATCATCAACCATGGGACATCGAACCTCTCTTCGAATGCCGCAGCACGCCATGTTGGGCACAAGGATCGGAATGCGAACCAGTCCTCTAGAAGAAGCCATCTTGAGCACAGTTCTAGCAACTCCGGGGAGGAGATCGGCCCACTTCTCGGCCATTGTTGATTCACGGATTGAGAGAAAGCAGAAAATGGGCTGGTTgtgcagagacagagagaaggaTTTATACGATGCAGAATTCCACAAGGGGAGATAGAAAATCAGATTACAAATAGAAATCCAAATCCtaacagaaaaaggaaatagagtGCTTGTTTGGATATACGGTGTTCAAAATAGACAAGTGAGGGATATTTGGTCGAGCGAAAAGAGGCAACCAAACAATGTAATTCATTTTGGTGACATAAAAAGGAGAATTTTGCAAGCAGACGGATATTTTGAGTAAAAGTGAgaaaatcgcaaaaaaaaaaagagatatatatatatatatttcttatAGACAATATGCTTTGGAATTTCGCCAGATCCGGGCTAGGGTCTTTGCGCGCCCACCGGCCAAGGgcgaggcgaccctcgccagtATAGAGAAAAAGTATAGAAaacaaagggaaagaaaaaaggaaaaaaataaaaataaagatagaaaaaatatggaaatattattagaaattgtcaAGCGCCAGCACTAGTCGTGCCACATACGACGGTCGGCGTCCGCATTAgtaattttcaaccaaaattggctggaatggactcaactagcaaaattaaaagatttagaactgaattggcaaatgtataataaatttaagacttttggacaattttcccaaggATAATTTCCTTAAATTCCTGTATTACCTTGTACATTATGCATAAAGAAAACAATTGTGCCAGAACTAAATAATTACACAATTTAATCGGATGGATTTGGATTGTCATCCGAATCTATATTTTTCAAGTAAGTTTCTTTCTATAGTACACACAAAGTCGAGTAGGTCAAGTTTTATTTAAATTGTCAACATGAGCGTCAATCATGCCACGTAaaacaatcgatgtccacgtaatgatttccgatcaaaattgatcgaatgaactcaattggaaaaatctataggtttatgattgaattgacaaaaatattgttaatgactttttggatatttttcgGGAGCATAATTTCCTTAAATTCCTATACTACCATGTACTGTGTATGCACGAAGAAAACAGGGGACGCCAGAACTAAAAAGTTACGTAATCTAATCGGATGGATTTGGATGGTCATCagaatcgaaatttttttcttataggTTTCCTTATATACTTGCACACCAAGTCGAGTTGGCTCAAGTTTTATTTGAATAATAATGATCCGGTTCAATTTTATGATGGCATTTATCAATTGAAATTCATCTTTGGGACATCCTGCACCCTCAATTAAgatatgcacaatcaagaaaaaatatacTGCAATTTTGAGAGATACATAAAACCAACGAGAACCTCTAATTATCTCTAATACCAACAACTCCAAAACTGAGTCCTAGTCTTGATTTTAATAGTGTTTCAGGCAGTGGCGATGCGCCCTCCAAGGGCTGATAGGTGAGTGGCGGTGAGGGCTTGAGGGTTTCTTACGATGGAGGCGGCTGTTCTCGGCGTGGACCAGCTCAAAAGATTAACAGACTCGTCACAAAAATACAaccgaatcctaaaacttgcaaaaaatataaTCGAGTCATAAACTTGTCAAATCAGTGCAATCTAATCATTCCTCTAACTCCGTCTAACTTGACTCACAAAAAATACTGATgtggctttttttaatatttttttctcttatgtAGCGATGACGTGCTTAAACATGAAACATAAAAGTAAAACGACCTCATTTTGGTTCAAATATGGTTTTTAATACAAATACcattcaaaataaatttaaaaattaagctaaattggaaaaacaaaagagaaaatgattgAGAACCAGACGCCGAGGACTGCCTCCCCCCAATCGTCGGCAAGGGCCGGCAAAGGTGGGGTTGGCCGGCAAGGATCAAAAGttagatttggaccaaaacgatgtcattttagTCACGTCATCGCTAGGTAGGAGAGAAAAAATGTCTAAAAAAGTCATATTAGCATTTTACGTCAGTCGAGTTGAACAAAGTTAACAAAGTTGATTGagctttttgcaagttttaaaactcaattgcagtgataagttttagaaatttcaatgcacttatctcttttctttttattcccttttgAGCAATTTTTTATTGGATGAACCACTCGAGGATAGTCTTTTTAATCATGACCAATTGAAGCTCAAATTCATGcctgatgtggacatcgagctctatcgaggaggaggtgctagggacccattatcctatccgctaggccccatcactcgagctagagcaaaggaattcaagcaagctgtcggcgtcatggttcaagatctttggaatagagacaatatggattcaagacttaaagattttgaagctccttggcgcaacaatatcactttttggttacaatgacttcgagacgcttggaaacgagccactgatcaatactcactactttagtagtgattgacgacgttttttagcgtttcggaatcatttagatggacttttcggcatttttctatttttaggcgaattttcattaattaaggatatttatgtaattttgccttattagggTTAGCACCCTATATAAGGGAGCTTATAGGTTTTTGATAACGTAACtttgattcagaatattatacagagaggttttcttctttgagttctcttgaagactagatcttatcaaggtttccttgtggcgatcgaattcaacttatcgagcaagatcgTGAATCCTCTTGTTCGTGGCGTTATAgcgttgattggttgacacgggttcgtcaacaggtcgcgttcataccgagattaccaatcacaggttcgattgggggttgaggttagcaaattcgcaactcatagatcttcgtagaacgatcaacttccgcaacgattcacatcatttggtatcagagctggTTCTACAAGGTCAAGTTATCTtacttttcttgcttttcgtTCAGCAAACTAGGGTTTATAGAATTAGGGTTTATAGAATTAGGGATTCGTTGTTAATCGAATCAGAGTTTTGAATCTATTCTtgctgcattttcaattttttttttgaattagggttttcgGCCCTAAGGTTTCATATTGTATTTGAGttcgcaaaagaaaaaaaaattcggccaaaaaaaaaaaaaaaaaaaaaacagcaaggccgaacaaaaaaaaaaagtttcggtaaaagaaaaaaaaaggccaaaaaaaaaaaaaaatcaagaaggcgACTCGTTTGTTAGTTGGACCGAATTAAAGTTTCAGCAGCAAAAATTgagtttgagatttgaaaattagcGAAAATTGTTGGATTGCTGAATTGAGCGGTATATTGCCGGATTGATTTCTGATCTTGCTTGGTGGTTTAGTCGACTATTGTGAGGAGCTTGAAAAACTGGATCTAGTCTGATAAAGAGCTTGTGAGAAAGAAACGAGAGGTAAAAGGCAAGAGTGTGTGAGCTTAATTGAGGGAAGAAAAAGCCGAAATTGAGTTAAACACGAGGGGAGTGACAAACACCTTCAGCGAAACACGTGAGGGAGTGTTTGGTGAGGTTTCTTTATCTCTAACGTTTTCTTGCGGGTTTAAGTTATGGCGGGTGATCAAGAAAGCGTGAACCCGAATGAGGATGGTTCCAAACAAAGGGATGAGGCGATTTTAGCGGGCATCCAACAGTTGAGCTTACAACTTGAAGCACTTAGCAATCGAGTTGTGAGGTGTGAGACGAAGCTCGATGGTGATCGAGAGCCACCACGAGGGAGGCCACAAAATCGGTGAGATGAGCCTAGGGAACAACCTAGATGGCAGCGGCGGtttgaagatgaatatgtgTCCGATACGGAAGATGATCGAGATGGCAGGTTTGGGAGGAGGAACAGACGCCGAGGGTTTAGAAatcgagaagatgatgaacttggTAACATCAAGATGAAGATTCCATCTTTCCAAGGAAAGAATGATCCCGATGCCTATCTAGATTGGGAAAAACGAATGGAGATGGTATTTGACTACCAACGACATTCGGAGCTCAAGAAGGTAAAAATTGCAGCTGTTGAATTCACTGATTATGCTATAATATGGTGGGATCAACTTGTGACTAGCAGGAGACGTAATGGTGAGGCGCCGGTAGAAACGTGGGATGAGATGAAAGCGGTGATGAGGAGGCGCTTTATACCAAGTCATTACCACCGAGACTTGTTCCACAAGCTGCAGAATCTCACACAAGGCAATAGAAGCGTGGAAGAGTATCATAAAGACATGGAGATTGCCATGATCCGTGCTAATGTAGTAGAAGATCGTGAGGCTACAATGTCACGATTCTTGAGTGGTTTGAGCCGAGATATAGCAAGGGTGGTAGAGCTGCAACATTATGTTGAGTTGGAAGAATTGGTGGATAAAGCTATCAAAGTTGAGAGGCAATTGAAGATGGACCGAAATTACAAGAGCGGTGGAGGTTCAAGTTCGAATTGGAAGCCCAATtggaagagagatgagaagccGAATTGGATGGGAAACAACTCTAAGGCTGaaacttcaaaggagaaggagaagaatggCAGAGTTGGTTCGAATCCGACTTCGAGTAAAACTGAAAATCCTAACACTAGAACTCgtgaaattaaatgtttcaAGTGTTTAGGCGGGGGTCATATTGCAAATCGGTGTCCTAATAGAAGGGTGATGATAATGACTGGACCTGGAGATGTTCAATCTGAAAGTGACGGGGAGGAAGATGATGTTGAGATGCCGCCATTAGAGGACTGTAGCGATGTTGAGATGCCAGTCAAAGGTGAATTGATGGTGGTTAGGCGTTCTTTGAGTGTTCAAGTTAAGGAGGAGGAGCATCACCAACAACGAGAAAATCTGTTCCATACAAGATGCTTGGTGAATGGTAAGATTTGTAGTTTGATTGTTGATGGGGGTAGTTGCACGAATGTAGCAAGTTGTACCATGGTAGAGAAACTTGGATTAAGGACTGAAAAACACCCTAGACCGTATAGATTGCAGTGGTTGAATGATAGTGGAGAAGTAAAGGTGTCAAAGCAAGTCCGAGTCCCATTTGAGATAGGGAGATATAAAGACGAGGTGATGTGTGATGTTGTACCTATGCAAGCAGGCCATCTTTTACTTGGTAGGCCATGGCGATATGATCGGAAAGTACATCATGACGGGTACACCAACCGATATTCGTTGGTAATGAATAAGAAGACTTACACTTTGGTACCGATGACACCTACTGAGGTGTATGAAGATCAACTGAAACTACAACGTGAagtcgagagggagagaaaagaaaattctgagAAGCAAGGAAAAGCAATGGTTGAGAAGAGTGGAGTGGTAAAAGCCGAGGGAAaaggagagaggaaagaaaaaaaggaaaagaatttctttgcaaaatcgAGTGAAGTGAGGAGAGCTTTACTTCTGGATCGACCGATGCTTGTACTTTTGTACAAGGAGGCATTGTTTACTACTAACGAACTTGACCCAAGTTTGCCTAGTTCTGTCGTGTCTTTATTGCAGGAATTTAAAGATGTCTTTCCCGATGAGATTCCCGGAGGTCTACCACCGATTCGAGGCATAGAGcatcaaattgatttgattcctgGTGCGCCATTACCTAACCGACCCGCATATCGAAGCAATCCCGAGGAGACAAAGGAACTTCAGCGGCAAGTTACCGAATTCTTGGAGCGAGGATATGTGCGAGAGAGTCTTAGCCCATGTGCTGTTCCTGTTTTGTTGGTACCGAAAAAGGATGGATCTTGGCGCATGTGTATTGATTGCCGAGCAATCAATAACATTACGGTAAAGTATCGACATCCTATTCCTAGACTAGATGATATGTTGGATGAATTGCATGGAGCTTGCATTTTCACTAAAATTGATCCGAAAAGTGGTTATCATCGGATTAGAATGAAAGAAGGGGATGAATGGAAAACTGCATTTAAGACTAAATATGGATTGTATGAGTGGTTAGTCATGCCATTTGGTTTAACGAATGCACCTAGTACTTTCATGCGACTTATGAATCATGTTCTACGTGCTTTTATTGGCCGATTTGTGGTtgtctattttgatgatatcttgaTATATAGTCAAAGCCTTGATGACCATATTGAGCATGTGCGAGCTGTTTTCCAGGTTTTAAGGGACGAACAACTATATGCTAACCTAAAGAAGTGCTCTTTTGTGACTAACAAATTAGTATTTCTAGGGTTTGTTGTTGGTGCTGATGGAATAcaggttgatgaagaaaaggtgaaagcaATTCGTGAATGGCCAACACCTAAGACAGTAGGAGAGGTGCGCAGCTTTCATGGCTTAGCTAGTTTTTATCGCAGATTTGTGAAGGATTTCAGCACCATCGCTGCACCTTTAACCGAGGTTATCAAGAAGAACGTGGGTTTCATGTGGggagaagagcaagagagagcattCAATCCGTTAAAGGATAAGCTAACTAATGCTCCTTTGTTGTCTTTACCAAATTTCAGTgctacttttgaaatagaatgtGATGCTTCTGGCACGGGAATTGGAGCCgtgttgatgcaaggaggacgCCCCATAGCTTATTTCAGCGAGAAATTAAGCGGAGCAACATTGAACTATCCAACTTACGATAAAGAGATGTATGCTTTGGTGCGAGCTTTGGAGACTTGGCAACACTATCTGTGGCCAAAAGAGTTCGTGATCCACACCGACCACGAGACTTTGAAGTACTTGAGGGGGCAgcaaaagttgaacaaaagACATGCCAAATGGATGGAGTTCATCGAGACTTTTCCATATGTAATCAAGTAcaagaaaggtaaggaaaatGTGGTAGCCGATGCACTTTCCCGAAGGTTCGCAATTCTAACTACTTTAGGAGCAAAGTGTCTAGGATTTGAGCATATCAAAGAATTATATACTGATGATGATGACTTTGGAAGAGTGTTTGAAGCTTGTGAGCATGCTGCGTTTGAAAAATTCTATAAGCATGATGGATACCTCTTTCGTGAAAACAAGTTGTGTTTGCCTAGATGCTCTTTGCGAGAGTTGTTAGTGCGAGAGGCGCATAGTGGCGCTTTAATGGGACATTTTGGCATAAATAAAACTTATGAAGTACtgcatgaacatttttattggcCACACATGAAACGAGATGTCACACGTGTTTGTGAGAGATGCATTGCTTGTAAACAGGCTAAGTCTACAATTAAACCACATGGCTTGTATACTCCTTTGCCTATCCCGACGCATCCTTGGgttgatatttctatggattttgtgttaGGATTGCCTAGGTCTAAGCATGGTAGGGATTCCATTTATGTGGTTGTAGATCGATTTTCGAAAATGGCTCATTTTATACCTTGTCATAAATCTGATGATGCATCGCATATTGCTGATTTGTTCTTTCGTGAGGTTGTGCGTTTGCATGGCATGCCTAGGTCTATTGTTTCTGATCGAGATACTAAATTTCTTAGCTACTTTTGGAAgacattgtggaagaagttaggtacacagcttttattttctactaCTTGTCATCCACAAACCGATGGTCAAACTGAAGTAGTTAATAGGACTTTAGGGACTTTATTGCGTGCTatcattaaaaagaatattaagtCTTGGGAAGACTGTTTACCTCATGTTGAGTTTGC contains:
- the LOC115731005 gene encoding putative F-box protein At5g55150, whose amino-acid sequence is MAKNWADLLPELLELCSRQLLLEDWFAFRSVCSTWRAAAFEERFNVPWLMIADDIFADDRRTNTEWAEFYSLFSSRIHKVVMPNAKEKRCLSSRGWIFTIDMGSQVHMLNPLSRAVSRYCDGIIKLPSVHEFSSWDPEDYEPETRYAKFVLSASPASSPNYMVMVTYLNSKRLGLWKPGSEEWKELTWLGDPVLDVIYYKGQFFAVDWLDEILVCDVDRPDPTAQVILKKPLEFRDHFEFCQMYLVELAGRLLLVARLAQQDGATSGFRVFAIDLEARKWTELESLENASLFVGFNSSFSVQVDENRHAIKPNCIYFTEYLPHRDTEGKEVGIYHMKDGKIEPFFDEKIYIDFSPPLWIELDAALYRSDHKFK
- the LOC115731009 gene encoding F-box protein At2g26160-like, with translation MAEKWADLLPGVARTVLKMASSRGLVRIPILVPNMACCGIRREGTKEWKVLTWQGDPVLDVIYCKGKVVAVNRSGDILACDADGSDPTVQVILKKPLEFRDHLAFFVQLYLVESAGRLLLVARLAQLDGGTKGFRVFAIDLEARKWTELEGMGSTSLFVGFSSSFSVQVDENRQAIKPNRIYFTKDVPYQGNEGKDVGIYDV